A genome region from Mycobacterium florentinum includes the following:
- a CDS encoding ABC transporter permease, which yields MTAQGIETAAPGETVTSATTPGPKGSVLRRWWPPALAIAAAVALWWLVTAVLASGQSLLHQTTPGQVAKSLVELYKRGVLLSDTEVSLWRLLVGLLVAAVIGIPAGLFVGLSDTADRATRPVIQFLRMISPLSWAPISVAIFGIGNEPVIFLIAAAAVWPILINTAAGVHSVDPGYLQVAKSFGATRIEQLTVVVLPAIRGHLQTGLRVALGIAWVVLVPAEMLGVRSGLGYQILNARDQLAYGQVVAVIVVIGVIGYALDLAARRLLSSGRG from the coding sequence ATGACCGCACAGGGAATCGAGACCGCCGCGCCGGGAGAGACGGTCACATCGGCGACGACGCCCGGGCCCAAGGGGTCCGTGCTGCGGCGCTGGTGGCCGCCCGCGCTGGCGATCGCGGCGGCGGTTGCCCTCTGGTGGCTTGTCACCGCCGTGCTGGCATCTGGGCAGTCGCTGCTGCACCAGACCACACCGGGCCAGGTGGCCAAATCGTTGGTCGAGCTGTACAAGCGGGGCGTGCTGTTGTCCGACACCGAGGTAAGCCTGTGGCGGCTGCTGGTCGGCTTGCTGGTGGCCGCGGTCATCGGGATTCCCGCCGGACTGTTCGTCGGGCTCAGCGACACCGCCGATCGCGCCACTCGTCCCGTCATCCAATTTCTGCGCATGATCTCGCCGCTGTCGTGGGCTCCGATCTCGGTGGCAATCTTCGGAATCGGCAACGAGCCGGTCATTTTCCTGATTGCCGCGGCGGCGGTGTGGCCGATCCTGATCAACACCGCGGCCGGCGTGCACAGCGTCGACCCCGGCTACCTACAGGTGGCGAAATCGTTTGGGGCGACTCGAATTGAGCAGCTGACGGTCGTGGTGCTGCCCGCCATCCGCGGGCACCTGCAAACCGGCCTACGGGTCGCGCTGGGCATCGCGTGGGTGGTGCTGGTGCCGGCCGAAATGCTCGGTGTGCGTTCCGGTTTGGGCTATCAGATCCTCAACGCACGCGATCAGCTGGCCTACGGTCAGGTGGTCGCCGTGATCGTGGTCATCGGTGTCATCGGCTACGCGCTGGATCTGGCAGCGCGCCGCTTGCTGTCGTCGGGGCGCGGCTGA
- a CDS encoding DUF3060 domain-containing protein, with protein sequence MDPEKQDPEDYIRELERGVGQPPGAAPRPSGTSKSGRGGGGTPGATWWHRFGDVAKLANTPRGWGILMGGCLAAFAIAAFVGHYTGTTVHGNLTMINGGAKDKIDCNDGNLRLEGDNNTYTVTGHCRRLDVSGSANHVTVDSADTISVFGDDNAMIYHSGSPTINKTGNNNIVSQRQKAPDDR encoded by the coding sequence ATGGACCCGGAGAAGCAAGACCCCGAGGACTACATACGCGAGCTGGAGCGCGGCGTCGGGCAGCCGCCGGGTGCCGCGCCCCGCCCGTCCGGAACGTCGAAGAGCGGCCGGGGTGGCGGGGGTACGCCCGGGGCGACCTGGTGGCACCGGTTTGGGGACGTCGCGAAGCTGGCGAACACGCCGCGAGGATGGGGGATATTAATGGGTGGGTGCCTGGCCGCGTTCGCGATCGCGGCTTTCGTGGGTCATTACACCGGCACCACCGTGCACGGAAATCTCACAATGATCAATGGCGGTGCGAAGGACAAGATCGACTGCAACGACGGAAACCTGAGGCTGGAAGGTGACAACAACACCTACACCGTCACGGGCCACTGTCGCCGGCTCGACGTCTCCGGAAGCGCAAATCACGTCACCGTCGACAGCGCCGACACGATCAGCGTTTTCGGCGATGACAACGCGATGATCTACCACTCCGGGTCGCCGACGATCAACAAGACGGGTAACAACAACATCGTGTCTCAGCGTCAAAAAGCACCCGACGACAGGTGA
- a CDS encoding ABC transporter substrate-binding protein, translating to MTGLLSRRSLLAGSVALAAAGGVAGVADLARAASIDRTNTSGQLRIGYLPITDAAPLLIAHAARLYQPGVVSSAKPVLFRSWASLAEAFVTRQVDAVHMLMPMAIQLRFALGSAVRVLAWNHTNGSALTVAPNVTDIGQLAGTQVAIPFWWSIHNIILQELLRAHDLVPVVRQSASRSARTVELIVMSPSDMVPALANRSIGGYVVADPFNAMAQVRKIGRIQTFLGDVWRDHACCVVLAHEDLIENRPQAAGSLVNSIVLAQQRINDNRPAAARALSTGGYLPQPLPAIETALTYNPKDYRLAHPDWQPQRLGYQPFPFPSFTRRLVEAMHDTVVDGDRRFLDRLDPAVAHSQLVHDSFVRAALDAHGGAASFGIPSDLTRTEEVQPL from the coding sequence ATGACCGGCCTGCTCTCGCGCCGGTCGCTGCTCGCCGGGAGCGTCGCGCTCGCCGCGGCCGGGGGCGTGGCCGGGGTGGCCGACCTGGCCCGCGCCGCGAGCATCGACCGGACCAATACCAGCGGACAGCTCCGGATCGGATACCTGCCCATCACCGATGCGGCACCGCTGTTGATCGCCCACGCGGCCCGGCTCTACCAACCCGGCGTGGTCAGCTCGGCCAAGCCCGTGCTGTTCCGCAGCTGGGCGTCGCTGGCCGAGGCGTTCGTCACCCGGCAGGTCGACGCCGTGCACATGCTGATGCCGATGGCCATCCAGCTGCGCTTCGCCTTGGGCAGTGCCGTGCGGGTGTTGGCCTGGAACCACACCAACGGTTCGGCGCTGACCGTCGCGCCGAACGTCACCGACATCGGACAACTCGCGGGAACCCAAGTGGCGATACCGTTTTGGTGGTCGATCCACAACATCATCCTCCAGGAGCTGCTGCGCGCGCACGACCTGGTTCCGGTGGTGCGCCAAAGCGCGTCACGCAGCGCCCGCACGGTCGAGCTGATCGTGATGAGCCCGTCGGACATGGTGCCGGCGCTGGCCAACCGTTCCATTGGCGGCTATGTGGTGGCCGATCCGTTCAACGCGATGGCTCAGGTGCGCAAGATCGGACGCATCCAAACGTTTTTGGGCGACGTGTGGCGCGACCACGCCTGCTGTGTGGTGCTGGCGCACGAGGATCTCATCGAGAACCGGCCGCAGGCGGCCGGCTCCCTGGTCAATTCGATTGTGCTTGCGCAGCAACGGATTAACGACAACCGGCCCGCCGCCGCGAGGGCGCTGTCGACCGGAGGGTATCTGCCGCAGCCGCTGCCGGCCATCGAGACCGCACTCACCTACAACCCGAAGGACTATCGACTCGCGCATCCGGATTGGCAGCCGCAGCGGTTGGGCTATCAGCCCTTCCCGTTCCCGAGTTTTACCCGACGGTTGGTGGAGGCGATGCACGACACCGTGGTCGACGGCGACCGGCGGTTCCTGGATCGGCTCGATCCCGCGGTCGCGCACTCGCAATTGGTTCACGACAGCTTCGTGCGCGCGGCGCTGGACGCGCACGGCGGTGCCGCAAGCTTCGGTATTCCGTCCGACCTGACCCGAACTGAAGAGGTACAGCCGCTATGA
- a CDS encoding cytochrome P450, with product MTTEDTLTGRAGKTNRYHFDRHTPEYRERFTAITEEMHARCPVAWTDTYDGHWVAAGSREVFELARCPHVSNDHDVTGEGTGYKGITIPTLPQGTGVRGGMLEMDEPEHSAYRSILNPYLSPAAVKRWKPFVDEIVRASIDEKIEAGRIDFVDDLANVVPAVLTLAMMGVPLKKWQLYCEPAHANVYTPADSPDAPRVLEQTMAMGADLFNHLLEIRDNPRPGLVDALARLEIDGEPAPDAELLGMLGLIIGGGFDTTTALTAHALEWLGENPEQRELLTRESETLLDSATEEFLRYFTPAPGDGRTIAADLEIAGTRFKEGDRLWLSWAMANRDPSVFPDPNRLDLGRKNNRHFSFGLGIHRCIGSNVARVVFKSMLTAVLDRMPDYRCDPEGTVHYPTIGVIQGMQHLPATFTPGRRLGPGIDETLDKLQRVCDEQGCARPITEYAEAAVID from the coding sequence GTGACTACGGAAGACACCCTGACCGGCAGAGCCGGTAAGACCAACCGTTACCACTTTGATCGCCACACCCCGGAGTACCGCGAACGGTTCACCGCGATCACCGAGGAGATGCACGCCAGGTGCCCGGTGGCATGGACCGACACCTACGACGGGCATTGGGTGGCCGCGGGCAGCCGGGAAGTCTTCGAGCTCGCTCGCTGTCCGCACGTGTCCAACGATCACGACGTGACCGGTGAAGGCACCGGCTACAAGGGCATCACCATTCCGACGCTGCCGCAGGGCACCGGCGTCCGCGGCGGCATGCTCGAGATGGACGAACCCGAGCACTCCGCCTACCGCAGCATCCTCAACCCCTACCTGTCCCCGGCGGCCGTCAAGCGCTGGAAGCCGTTTGTCGACGAGATCGTGCGGGCGAGCATCGACGAGAAGATCGAAGCCGGGCGGATCGACTTCGTCGACGATCTCGCGAACGTGGTGCCGGCCGTCCTGACGCTGGCGATGATGGGCGTGCCGCTGAAGAAGTGGCAGCTCTATTGCGAGCCGGCCCACGCCAACGTCTACACCCCCGCCGATTCTCCGGATGCTCCAAGGGTTTTGGAGCAAACGATGGCCATGGGCGCGGACCTGTTCAACCACCTCCTCGAGATCCGGGATAACCCGCGTCCCGGTCTGGTTGACGCGTTGGCGCGGCTCGAAATTGACGGCGAACCGGCGCCCGACGCCGAACTGCTCGGCATGCTCGGCCTGATCATCGGCGGCGGCTTCGACACGACGACGGCGCTGACCGCGCACGCACTCGAATGGCTCGGCGAAAATCCCGAGCAGCGCGAACTGCTGACGCGGGAGTCGGAAACGCTGCTCGACTCGGCGACCGAGGAATTCTTGCGTTACTTCACGCCCGCTCCGGGGGACGGTCGCACGATCGCCGCCGATCTCGAAATCGCGGGCACGCGGTTCAAGGAGGGCGATCGCCTGTGGTTGTCCTGGGCGATGGCCAACCGCGACCCCTCGGTGTTTCCCGATCCGAATCGATTGGACCTCGGCCGTAAGAACAACCGGCACTTCAGCTTCGGGCTCGGCATCCACCGCTGCATCGGCTCAAATGTGGCGCGCGTCGTGTTCAAGTCGATGCTCACGGCGGTACTCGACCGGATGCCCGACTACCGCTGCGACCCCGAGGGCACCGTGCACTATCCGACGATCGGTGTGATCCAGGGCATGCAGCACCTTCCGGCGACCTTCACGCCCGGGCGGCGGCTTGGACCCGGGATCGACGAGACGCTGGACAAGCTGCAGCGGGTCTGCGACGAACAGGGATGCGCGCGGCCCATCACCGAGTACGCCGAGGCCGCCGTCATCGACTAG
- a CDS encoding ABC transporter ATP-binding protein has translation MGTVRIVGGHKSFGAARPALAGVDLTIDDGDFLAILGRSGSGKSTLLRVIAGLEQLTSGTVEWSTGNGVARPHTGVVFQQPLLMPWLNARENVLFAGRFAANRQYFEPEYAQELLRRFDLEQVADQYPDQLSGGQAQRVSIIRAVATRPRLLLLDEPFSALDPAIRGDLRTWLADLALELGITVVLVTHDVDEALQLASRIVLLGPDGRIRREWRPDTHDTELREQILDHYRLVEQ, from the coding sequence ATTGGCACAGTGCGGATAGTCGGTGGTCACAAGAGTTTTGGGGCCGCGAGACCCGCACTCGCCGGCGTCGACCTGACCATCGACGACGGGGATTTCCTGGCGATACTGGGACGCAGCGGAAGCGGCAAGTCCACCCTGCTGCGGGTGATCGCCGGCCTCGAGCAACTCACCTCCGGAACGGTCGAGTGGTCCACCGGTAACGGCGTGGCCCGGCCGCACACCGGTGTCGTATTCCAGCAGCCGCTCCTGATGCCCTGGCTCAACGCCCGGGAAAACGTCCTCTTCGCAGGACGATTCGCCGCGAACCGGCAGTACTTCGAGCCCGAATACGCGCAGGAGCTGCTGCGGCGTTTCGACCTGGAGCAGGTGGCCGACCAATATCCCGACCAGCTGTCCGGCGGGCAAGCCCAGCGCGTCTCGATCATCCGCGCGGTGGCCACCCGGCCCCGGCTGTTGTTACTGGACGAGCCGTTCAGCGCACTGGATCCCGCGATTCGTGGCGATTTGCGGACCTGGCTGGCCGATCTGGCCCTCGAGCTCGGGATCACCGTCGTACTGGTCACCCACGATGTCGACGAGGCGCTGCAATTGGCCAGCCGGATTGTTCTGCTCGGCCCCGACGGGCGGATCCGGCGCGAATGGCGGCCAGATACCCATGACACCGAGCTGAGGGAGCAGATTCTCGACCACTACCGACTGGTCGAACAATGA
- a CDS encoding TetR/AcrR family transcriptional regulator, which yields MDSPAREVATATDQPVRLASPSERLLAGATRLFAAHGIRGVGIERILRESGCAKASLYDSYGSKAGLVLAYLTQLDRADRDRWEKATETVVSPVEKALTFFDLAIANGLRGEFPGCLYANVVTEFPGVRFEPVDAHRQWVRSCLTALMESAGARPPDSTARQFQLLYDGALAGSKLERSVEPIQLGRSLAAEFIDRACRR from the coding sequence ATGGACAGCCCTGCCCGGGAGGTCGCCACCGCGACCGATCAACCTGTGCGATTGGCGTCCCCGTCCGAACGGCTGCTCGCGGGAGCGACAAGATTATTTGCTGCGCACGGGATTCGAGGAGTCGGTATCGAGCGGATCCTGCGCGAATCGGGATGTGCGAAAGCGAGCCTCTACGACTCGTACGGTTCCAAGGCGGGTTTGGTGCTGGCATACCTGACCCAGTTGGATCGCGCTGATCGGGACCGGTGGGAGAAGGCGACCGAAACGGTGGTCAGCCCCGTCGAAAAAGCTTTGACGTTCTTTGATCTCGCGATCGCCAATGGACTCCGCGGTGAATTTCCCGGTTGCTTGTATGCCAACGTCGTGACCGAATTTCCCGGCGTGCGTTTTGAACCCGTCGATGCGCACCGCCAATGGGTGCGATCGTGTCTGACCGCGTTGATGGAGTCGGCCGGCGCACGTCCGCCGGATTCGACCGCCCGGCAGTTTCAGTTGCTCTACGACGGCGCGCTGGCGGGCTCCAAGCTCGAACGCTCGGTGGAGCCGATCCAGCTGGGCCGCAGTTTGGCGGCCGAATTCATCGATCGCGCCTGCCGTCGATAG
- a CDS encoding DUF3556 domain-containing protein: MGFIQPNLPVVDVAEWSKLPRAERIIPMQRHVAQNGFGTPLIMHVMYGVKIALYILGGWFFGWCTTGVGGFTDVTAWWSEPIVFQKAVLFTMLFEVVGLGCCFGPLAGRYFPPMGSILYWLRPGTIRLPPWPDRVPLTMGIDRTPFDALLYGALLVLLATALVSDGSGPIPALDTVIGVLPRWQTIAILAVLAAISLRDKVIFLAARAEVYGPLALPFLFSGADIVIGAKLVFMAIWIGAATSKITRHFPFVISTMLANNPFLPSGVLKRSLFKHYPDDLRPSALSGFIAHFSTAIEGLVPLALLFSHGGWPTTIAAFVMIVFHLNILLAFPMGVPLEWNVFMIFGVLWLFVAHAPIGLPDLTSPWPVVLLAVITTVVVVGNLFPHKVSFLPGMRYYAGNWDTTLWCVKPSVDEKFRVGSRALGPMQHLQLERLYGSKEETLIPLHLALAFRGMNTHGRALLTLVHRALAGYDEDDYNLCEGEVLCSMVLGWNFGDGHMHNECLIEALQQRCGFEPGDVRVVILDAQPIQTQTQEYRLVDAATGEFERGYVDVDDMVTTQPWADDLPVHVQRSAAPDTA; the protein is encoded by the coding sequence ATGGGGTTCATCCAGCCCAACCTGCCCGTCGTCGACGTGGCCGAGTGGAGCAAGCTCCCACGCGCCGAGCGGATCATCCCGATGCAGCGCCATGTCGCCCAGAACGGTTTCGGTACTCCCCTGATCATGCATGTGATGTACGGCGTGAAGATCGCGCTCTACATCTTGGGCGGCTGGTTCTTCGGTTGGTGCACGACGGGCGTCGGCGGCTTCACCGACGTCACCGCGTGGTGGTCGGAGCCGATCGTGTTCCAGAAGGCCGTGCTGTTCACGATGCTGTTCGAAGTCGTCGGTCTCGGTTGCTGTTTCGGGCCGCTGGCCGGACGTTACTTCCCCCCGATGGGATCGATCCTGTACTGGCTGCGGCCCGGCACCATCCGGCTGCCACCCTGGCCTGACCGTGTCCCGCTGACCATGGGCATCGACCGGACCCCGTTCGACGCGTTGCTCTACGGCGCGCTGCTGGTGTTGCTCGCGACGGCGCTGGTATCCGACGGCTCCGGCCCAATTCCAGCTCTGGACACGGTGATTGGTGTGCTGCCGCGGTGGCAGACCATCGCCATCCTCGCCGTGCTGGCCGCGATCAGCTTGCGCGACAAGGTGATCTTCCTGGCCGCCCGCGCCGAGGTGTACGGGCCGCTGGCGCTGCCGTTCCTATTCTCCGGCGCCGACATCGTGATCGGGGCCAAGCTCGTCTTCATGGCGATCTGGATCGGCGCGGCCACCTCGAAGATCACCAGACACTTCCCGTTCGTGATTTCGACGATGCTGGCCAACAACCCGTTCCTGCCGTCGGGTGTGCTCAAGCGGTCGCTGTTCAAGCACTATCCGGACGACCTGAGGCCCAGCGCACTGTCGGGCTTTATCGCGCACTTCTCCACTGCGATCGAGGGTTTGGTGCCGCTGGCACTGCTCTTCTCACACGGCGGCTGGCCCACAACAATCGCCGCGTTCGTGATGATCGTGTTCCACCTGAACATCCTGCTGGCCTTCCCGATGGGCGTGCCGCTGGAGTGGAACGTGTTCATGATCTTCGGCGTGCTGTGGTTGTTCGTGGCGCACGCACCCATCGGGCTGCCGGACCTAACCAGCCCCTGGCCCGTCGTGCTGTTGGCGGTCATCACGACAGTCGTCGTGGTGGGAAACCTGTTCCCGCACAAGGTTTCCTTCCTGCCAGGTATGCGCTACTACGCCGGCAACTGGGACACCACGCTGTGGTGCGTGAAGCCGTCGGTGGACGAGAAGTTCCGCGTCGGCTCCCGGGCGCTGGGCCCGATGCAGCACCTGCAGCTCGAGCGGTTGTATGGGAGCAAGGAGGAGACGCTGATCCCGCTGCACCTGGCGTTGGCGTTTCGCGGCATGAACACCCACGGGCGCGCGCTGCTCACGCTGGTGCACCGCGCGCTGGCCGGCTACGACGAGGACGACTACAACCTGTGCGAGGGCGAGGTGCTCTGCTCGATGGTGCTCGGCTGGAACTTCGGCGACGGGCACATGCACAACGAGTGCCTGATCGAGGCGTTACAGCAGCGGTGCGGCTTCGAGCCCGGCGACGTGCGGGTGGTGATTCTCGACGCGCAGCCCATCCAAACGCAGACCCAGGAGTACCGGTTGGTGGACGCGGCGACGGGCGAATTCGAGCGCGGCTACGTCGATGTCGACGACATGGTCACCACCCAGCCGTGGGCCGACGACCTGCCGGTGCACGTGCAGCGCAGTGCCGCACCCGATACCGCCTGA
- a CDS encoding DUF3618 domain-containing protein: MVDRDPDAIKQEIDAARDQLAATVDSLAERANPRRLADDLKAKVIGFVTKPAVAATLAGAGALVVIVVVHRVRNR; encoded by the coding sequence GTGGTGGACCGCGACCCCGACGCCATCAAGCAGGAGATCGACGCCGCCCGCGACCAGCTCGCGGCCACCGTCGACTCGCTCGCCGAGCGCGCCAACCCGCGCCGCCTCGCCGACGACCTCAAGGCCAAGGTGATCGGCTTCGTCACGAAACCCGCGGTGGCCGCCACGCTGGCCGGAGCCGGGGCCCTCGTGGTCATCGTGGTGGTGCACCGGGTCAGGAACCGCTGA
- the bcp gene encoding thioredoxin-dependent thiol peroxidase yields the protein MTETTRLAPGDKAPAFSLPDADGNKVSLADYKGRRVVVYFYPAASTPGCTKQACDFRDSLAELGGAGLDVVGISPDKPEKLAKFRDAEKLTFPLLSDPERKVLTAYGAYGEKQLYGKTVTGVIRSTFVIDEKGKIAVAQYNVKATGHVAKLRRDLSV from the coding sequence TTGACCGAGACCACGCGGCTGGCACCCGGGGACAAAGCGCCCGCCTTCAGCCTTCCCGACGCCGACGGCAACAAGGTATCGCTGGCCGACTACAAGGGGCGCCGCGTCGTCGTGTACTTCTACCCGGCGGCATCGACGCCGGGGTGCACCAAACAGGCCTGCGACTTCCGCGACAGCCTGGCCGAACTGGGCGGCGCCGGCCTCGACGTCGTCGGGATCTCCCCCGACAAGCCGGAGAAGCTCGCCAAGTTCCGCGACGCCGAGAAGCTGACCTTCCCGCTGCTGTCCGATCCCGAGCGCAAGGTGCTGACGGCGTACGGCGCCTACGGCGAAAAGCAGCTGTACGGCAAGACGGTCACCGGCGTGATCCGCTCGACCTTCGTCATCGACGAAAAGGGCAAGATCGCGGTCGCGCAGTACAACGTGAAGGCCACCGGCCACGTCGCCAAGCTAAGGCGCGATCTGTCGGTCTAG